One window of the Grus americana isolate bGruAme1 chromosome 13, bGruAme1.mat, whole genome shotgun sequence genome contains the following:
- the GARRE1 gene encoding granule associated Rac and RHOG effector protein 1 isoform X3: MYCCSAQESKMDYKRRFLLGGSKQKVQQHQQYQMPELGRTLSAPLASTTPASPLVSSAAAGSCNHPVSHTTPIADIQQGISKYLDALNVFCRTSTFLTDLFSSVFRNSHYSKAAMQLKDVQEHVMEAASRLTAAIKPEIAKMLMELSAGAANFKDQKEFSLQDIEVLGRCFLTVMQVHFQFLSQALQKVQPVAHSCFAEAVAQERKSISGAGASNLSPTNELEEAIRSWRGAAEATSRLRERGCDGCLAGIEVQQLFCSQTVAIPEHQLKELNMKIDSALQAYKVALESLGHCEYAMKAGFHLNPKAIEASLQGCCSEAEAQQTGRRQTPPQPIQCELPTVPVQIGSHFLKGISFNESAAENLKLKTHTMLQLIKEAGCHNGLTPRDDSPVTEVLNQVCPSTWRGACKTAVQLLFGQAGLVVVDTAQIENKEAYAPQISLEGSRIVVQVPSTWCLKEDPATMSLLQRSLDPEKTLGLVDVLYTAVFDIQRWKEGREQALPCIQIQLQREISDFGNQVDMPSGNGSKSSGGLQKTFSKLTSRFTKKTSCSSTSNTGSYSISNTPSKNVFISSNSEEKAKMPANIDARLQSILNIGNFPRTADPLQSIQSTNNQLVNGFLVERRDNFFKPDDGKDDKGMNLPTDQEMQDVIDFLSGFNMGKSQQTSPMVKRRNSVASSAATEPKSGTVQQQPQSVSHTPLHPSQQGLSQQQQSQKQQQQQMQYYQHLLQPIGPQQRVPAKWLTNSSQQPAQAVGAGLSHINQWNNPGFSDLSSDLYSLGLVSSYMDNMMSEMLGQKPQGPRNNTWPNRDQTDGVFGMLGEILPFDPAVGSDPEFARYVAGVNQAMQQKRQAQHVRRPSNARSNWPLPDDPHKTWPFPEYFTEGDVTNSWSGTQGDSASSSDETSSANGDSLFSMFSGPDLVAAVKQRRTTKPKLGLQRHPGSIHPLSQTRYPVRVHLCIL; this comes from the exons ATGTATTGCTGTAGTGcacaagaaagcaaaatggaCTATAAGCGGCGCTTTTTGCTTGGCGGGTCCAAGCAAAAAGTGCAGCAACACCAGCAGTATCAAATGCCTGAGCTAGGCAGGACCCTGAGCGCACCGCTGGCATCTACAACCCCAGCATCCCCTTTGGTCTCCtcggctgctgcaggcagctgcaacCACCCTGTGTCCCATACTACTCCAATCGCAGACATCCAGCAGGGAATCTCCAAATATCTGGATGCACTCAACGTGTTTTGCCGTACGAGCACTTTCCTTACAGACCTTTTCAGCAGTGTATTTAGGAACTCGCACTATTCTAAGGCAGCTATGCAACTGAAAGACGTGCAGGAACATGTCATGGAAGCAGCAAGTCGACTCACAGCagcaataaaaccagaaatagcaAAAATGCTGATGGAACTGAGTGCAGGAGCTGCAAATTTTAAAGATCAAAAAGAGTTCAGCCTACAAGACATTGAG GTACTTGGGAGATGTTTCTTGACGGTGATGCAGGTCCACTTTCAGTTCCTGTCACAAGCTTTGCAGAAGGTCCAGCCAGTGGCACACTCTTGCTTTGCTGAAGCTGTAGCTCAGGAGAGAAAGAGCATTAGTGGGGCTGGAGCCTCAAATTTAAGCCCCACAAATGAGCTAGAAGAGGCAATAAGATcctggagaggagcagcagag GCCACATCTCGACTGCGAGAAAGAGGCTGTGATGGATGTTTGGCAGGAATTGAAGTTCAGCAACTTTTCTGTTCACAGACTGTGGCAATCCCTGAACATCAGCTCAAAGAGCTAAACATGAAAATTGACAGTGCTTTGCAG GCTTACAAAGTGGCTTTGGAGAGTTTAGGCCATTGCGAATATGCAATGAAGGCTGGCTTCCACTTGAACCCAAAAGCTATTGAAGCAAGTCTTCAG GGCTGTTGCAGTGAAGCTGAAGCCCAGCAAACAGGAAGGAGACAGACTCCACCTCAGCCAATTCAGTGTGAACTGCCCACTGTACCTGTTCAGATAGGATCGCATTTTCTGAAAGGAATATCCTTTAATGAGTCTGCAGCAGAAAACCTGAAGCTGAAAACG caCACAATGCTGCAGTTGATTAAGGAAGCTGGATGCCATAATGGACTTACACCACGGGATGACTCTCCTGTTACTGAAGTACTAAATCAGGTTTGCCCTTCCACCTGGCGAGGAGCCTGCAAAACTGCTGTACAATTATTATTTGGCCAAGCTGGACTG GTGGTTGTGGACACAGCACAGATTGAAAATAAAGAAGCCTATGCTCCTCAGATAAGTTTAGAAGGATCCAGAATTGTGGTGCAAGTTCCATCAACTtg GTGTCTGAAAGAAGATCCAGCAACAATGTCTTTGCTACAGAGGAGTCTGGATCCAGAGAAGACTTTGGGACTAGTAGATGTGCTCTATACTGCTGTGTTTGACATACAgaggtggaaggaaggaag GGAGCAAGCTTTGCCTTGTATTCAGATCCAGTTACAGCGTGAAATCTCAGACTTTGGGAATCAAGTTGACATGCCATCCGGAAATGGAAGCAAATCTTCAGGTGGTCTACAAAAGACGTTCTCAAAACTGACTTCACGGTTTACCAAAAAAACTTCCTGCTCCAGTACAAGTAATACTGGAAGTTATTCAATCTCTAATACACCTTCCAAAAATGTCTTCATAAGTTCCAACTCAGAGGAGAAAGCTAAAATGCCTGCTAACATAGATGCACGgttacaaagcattttaaacattGGTAATTTTCCTAGGACTGCAGATCCACTGCAGTCAATTCAGAGCACAAATAATCAGCTAGTGAATGGGTTTCTAGTCGAAAGACGGGATAATTTCTTCAAACCAGATGATGGCAAGGATGACAAAGGTATGAATTTACCAACTGACCAAGAAATGCAGGATGTTATTGATTTCTTGTCTGGTTTTAACATGGGCAAATCCCAGCAGACTTCTCCGATGGTGAAAAGAAGGAACTCTGTTGCATCCTCTGCAGCAACAGAACCAAAATCAGGAACAGTACAACAGCAACCGCAGTCTGTGTCTCACACACCACTGCATCCCTCTCAGCAAGGCTTGTCACAGCAACAGCAgtcacaaaagcagcagcagcagcaaatgcagTATTACCAACACTTGCTTCAACCTATTGGACCACAGCAACGTGTACCTGCCAAATGGCTGACTAattcttcacagcagccagcCCAAGCTGTTGGAGCCGGATTGTCTCATATAAACCAGTGGAACAATCCTGGTTTTTCAGATTTAAGCTCCGATCTGTACAGCTTGGGTCTTGTGAGCAGCTATATGGACAATATGATGTCAGAGATGTTAGGACAGAAACCACAAGGACCTAGAAACAACACATGGCCAAATCGTGACCAAACTGATGGAGTGTTTGGGATGTTGGGAGAAATCCTGCCTTTTGATCCTGCTG TTGGCTCTGATCCAGAATTTGCTCGCTATGTTGCTGGGGTCAACCAGGCTATGCAACAGAAAAGGCAAGCACAGCATGTCCGTCGTCCAAGCAACGCACGTAGCAACTGGCCTCTTCCCGATGATCCTCATAAAACCTGGCCCTTTCCTGAGTATTTCACAGAAGG TGATGTGACAAATAGCTGGTCTGGTACTCAAGGAGACTCTGCCAGCTCAAGTGATGAGACCTCCTCAGCTAATGGAGACAGTTTGTTCTCCATGTTCTCAGGGCCAGACCTTGTTGCTGCTGTGAAGCAGAGAAG